One genomic region from Streptomyces sp. NBC_01431 encodes:
- a CDS encoding GH12 family glycosyl hydrolase domain-containing protein yields MRPSPHRARSARGLFGALLTALISLAALLTAASVAQADTTLCEQFGSTTVQGRYVVQNNRWGTSQAQCVTTTDSGFRITRADGSVPTTGAPKSYPSLFNGCHYTNCSPGTSLPARLSTIAGSPTSVSYSYVSNAVYDAAYDIWLDPTPRTDGVNRTEIMIWFNKVGPVQPVGSQVGTATVAGRQWQVWSGNNGSNDVLTFVAPSAIADWGFDVMDFARQAVSRGLAQNSWYLTSIQAGFEPWQNGAGLAVTSFSSTVNTVGSPGNSGACMVAYATNTWQGGFTADVTVTNSTSSPVDSWKLGFSLPAGQRITSSWNADVSPSSGTVTASGPPYDAQISPGGHVSFGFQGSYGGGFAKPTGFGLNGTPCGTA; encoded by the coding sequence ATGCGACCGTCACCACACCGTGCCCGTAGCGCGCGAGGCCTGTTCGGCGCGTTGCTCACCGCGCTCATCTCGCTGGCCGCGCTGCTGACCGCCGCCTCGGTGGCACAGGCCGACACCACCCTCTGCGAACAGTTCGGGTCGACGACCGTCCAGGGCCGTTACGTCGTTCAGAACAACCGCTGGGGCACCAGCCAGGCCCAGTGCGTCACCACTACCGACTCGGGATTCAGGATCACCCGGGCCGACGGGTCGGTCCCCACGACCGGCGCCCCGAAGTCCTACCCGTCCCTCTTCAACGGCTGCCACTACACCAACTGTTCACCCGGCACCAGCCTGCCCGCCCGGCTCAGCACCATCGCCGGGTCCCCCACCAGCGTCTCCTACAGCTATGTGAGCAACGCGGTGTATGACGCGGCGTACGACATCTGGCTCGATCCGACACCGCGTACCGACGGCGTCAACCGGACCGAGATCATGATCTGGTTCAACAAGGTCGGCCCCGTGCAGCCCGTGGGTTCGCAGGTCGGCACGGCGACCGTGGCCGGACGCCAGTGGCAGGTGTGGTCCGGCAACAACGGCTCCAACGACGTGCTGACGTTCGTCGCACCATCGGCGATCGCCGACTGGGGCTTCGACGTCATGGACTTCGCCCGCCAGGCCGTCTCCCGCGGGCTGGCCCAGAACAGCTGGTACCTCACCAGCATTCAGGCGGGCTTCGAGCCCTGGCAAAACGGCGCCGGCCTCGCCGTGACCTCGTTCTCCTCCACGGTCAACACCGTCGGCAGCCCCGGCAACTCCGGGGCCTGCATGGTGGCCTACGCGACGAACACCTGGCAGGGGGGCTTCACCGCCGACGTCACGGTCACCAACTCCACTTCCTCCCCTGTCGACTCCTGGAAGCTCGGGTTCAGCCTGCCCGCCGGGCAGCGGATCACCAGCTCCTGGAACGCGGACGTCTCCCCGTCGTCGGGAACGGTCACGGCAAGCGGCCCGCCCTACGACGCGCAGATCTCCCCCGGCGGCCACGTCTCCTTCGGCTTCCAGGGCAGCTACGGCGGCGGTTTCGCCAAGCCGACGGGCTTCGGCCTCAACGGCACCCCCTGCGGCACCGCCTGA
- a CDS encoding glycoside hydrolase family 6 protein — MNRTRMSLLAALTLVAGSSATALCATSADAAATTTPCTVDYKVQNQWGTGFTAAVTVTNNAAAKSSWAVKWSYAGNQQVTSGWSANVSQSGTAVTAANESYNGALATGGSVSFGFNASYSGTNAIPSTFTLDGVTCNVDDGGSGGDNGGGSSGSRVDNPYAGAKMYVNPEWSAKAAAEPGGSRVADQPTAVWLDRIATINGVSGGMGLRAHLNEALKQKGSGDLVVQLVIYDLPGRDCAALASNGELGPNDIDKYKSQYIDPIASILADPAYAGLRIATVIEPDSLPNLVTNAGGTNTTTDACVTMKSNGNYEKGVSYALAKLGAIPNVYNYLDAGHHGWLGWDTNLGPAAQEFAKVATTNGASMNDVAGFIVNTANYGPAKEPNFKITDSVNGQTVRQAKWLDWNQYADEQAYAQGLRDKVIAAGFSSGTGMLIDTSRDGWGGSARPSGPGPQTSVDNYVNGGRVDRRIHVGNWCNQSGAGLGERPTAAPAAGIDAYVWVKPPGESDGASSDIPNDEGKGFDRMCDPTYGGNARNNNNPSGALPNAPLGGHWFSAQFQQLMQNAYPPLP, encoded by the coding sequence ATGAATCGCACCAGAATGTCGCTGCTCGCTGCCCTGACGCTGGTTGCCGGGTCCTCCGCGACCGCGCTCTGCGCCACATCGGCCGACGCCGCGGCCACGACCACCCCCTGCACGGTCGACTACAAGGTGCAGAACCAGTGGGGCACCGGCTTCACCGCCGCCGTGACCGTCACCAACAACGCTGCCGCGAAGTCAAGTTGGGCGGTGAAGTGGTCCTACGCCGGCAACCAGCAGGTCACGAGCGGATGGAGCGCGAACGTCAGCCAGAGCGGCACCGCGGTCACCGCCGCCAACGAGAGCTACAACGGCGCGCTGGCGACCGGCGGTTCGGTGAGCTTCGGCTTCAATGCCTCCTACAGTGGCACCAACGCCATTCCCAGCACGTTCACACTCGACGGCGTCACCTGCAACGTCGACGACGGCGGCAGCGGTGGCGACAACGGCGGCGGCAGCAGCGGCAGCCGGGTCGACAATCCGTACGCCGGTGCCAAGATGTATGTCAACCCGGAGTGGTCGGCGAAGGCCGCCGCCGAACCGGGTGGCAGCCGCGTAGCCGACCAGCCCACAGCCGTCTGGCTCGACCGCATCGCCACCATCAACGGCGTGAGCGGCGGCATGGGTCTGCGCGCCCACCTGAACGAGGCTCTGAAGCAGAAGGGTTCCGGCGACCTGGTCGTCCAGCTGGTCATCTACGACCTGCCCGGACGCGACTGCGCCGCCCTCGCCTCCAACGGCGAGCTCGGCCCGAACGACATCGACAAGTACAAGTCCCAGTACATCGACCCGATCGCCTCGATCCTCGCCGACCCGGCCTACGCGGGCCTCAGGATCGCCACCGTGATCGAACCCGACTCACTGCCCAACCTGGTCACCAACGCCGGCGGCACCAACACCACCACCGACGCCTGCGTGACCATGAAGAGCAACGGCAACTACGAGAAGGGCGTCAGCTACGCGCTGGCCAAGCTCGGCGCCATCCCGAACGTCTACAACTACCTCGACGCCGGCCACCACGGCTGGCTCGGCTGGGACACCAACCTGGGCCCGGCCGCCCAGGAGTTCGCCAAGGTCGCCACCACCAACGGCGCGAGCATGAACGACGTGGCCGGCTTCATCGTCAACACCGCGAACTACGGCCCCGCCAAGGAGCCGAACTTCAAGATCACCGACAGCGTGAACGGGCAGACGGTGCGCCAGGCCAAGTGGCTGGACTGGAACCAGTACGCGGACGAGCAGGCCTATGCCCAGGGGCTACGCGACAAGGTGATCGCGGCCGGCTTCAGCTCCGGCACCGGCATGCTGATCGACACGTCCCGCGACGGCTGGGGCGGCTCGGCCCGGCCCAGCGGGCCCGGCCCGCAGACCTCCGTCGACAACTACGTCAACGGCGGCCGCGTCGACCGGCGCATCCATGTCGGCAACTGGTGCAACCAGAGCGGCGCCGGACTCGGTGAACGGCCCACCGCCGCACCGGCCGCCGGGATCGACGCCTATGTGTGGGTGAAGCCCCCGGGAGAGTCGGACGGAGCCAGCTCGGACATCCCCAACGACGAGGGCAAGGGCTTCGACCGGATGTGTGACCCCACCTACGGCGGCAACGCCCGTAACAACAACAACCCCTCTGGCGCCCTGCCGAACGCGCCGCTGGGCGGGCACTGGTTCTCCGCCCAGTTCCAGCAGTTGATGCAGAACGCCTACCCGCCGCTGCCGTAA